From the genome of Aerococcus urinaehominis:
TCAACCAAGTCCTTTTGCAGGAGGCCTGGGGTCAGCTTGATTTGGTTGACCATGGGCTTGATGCGGGCTGTTTCTGCCAGGGCTTGATAATGTTCTTGGTGGAAGTTAGAAATGCCAATGGACTTGGCTAAACCTTGGTCGTAGAGGTCTTCCAGGGCCCGCCAAACCTCAGCATTACGGGCTTGGTAGCCCGGTTCTTCCCGGTAGGCTTGGGGGTTAGGCCAGTGGACTAGTAAGAGGTCGACATAGTCGGTTTGGAGTTTTTTTAAGGATTCCTCAAATGAAGCAATTGTCCCTTCATAAGTAGCCTGGTCATTCCAAATTTTGGTGGTTAGAAAAATATCGGCGCGATCAACGTGCGAATCTTTAATAGCCTGGCCGACACCGGCTTCATTCTTGTAGGTTTGGGCCGTATCGATATGACGGTAGCCAGCTTCTAGGGCAGCGGTGACCGCCTGGATAACTTCCTCGCCATCGGCCAAACGCCAGGTGCCAAAGCCAAGGGCCGGTACTTGCAAACCATTTGCTAATTCAACTGTTTTCATTTTATACCTCCTAAAATAGCGGTTACATGTTACTTTAAGTTTACCATAGTGGCTTGAAAAATAAAGGATCTTGCTGGTTGTGGTTTGGTAAAGGCTAGCTGACCCGGCTGGTCAAGCGGGCGATCAAGCCTGATCGTTAAGAGAGGGCTTACATAATGGGCTGGCTTTCTCTATACTAGGAGTAGAATTGATTAGACTAGGAGTGGTGAATATGAAACCGTTGAAATATCTTTTGGCAGTGACGGCAAGTTTATTTTTAGTCGCCTGTGGTGGGGAACAGGGCGCTGACAAAAACCAGGCCAGCCAGTCAGGTGACTTAACCGAAATTACCATCGCCTCTAAGGGGTCGGATGCAGAAGTTTGGCGTCATATTGCTGACTTAGATGAAACCAAAGAAGCTGGATTCAAACTTAAAGTGGAAGACTTTGTTGAGGGACCACAAATTAACCAGGCAACTGCTGAGGGAGAGGTTGATGTCAATGCTTTCCAAAACTTCGGTTATGTCAATGCCTATAATGAAGAAGCTGCTGATGATTTGAAGTTAGCGACAATTGGCACAACTTATCTTGAGCCTATGGGACTCTACTCTAAAAAGCATCAAGTCTTATCTGACTTGCCTGACGGTGCGACTATCGGCTTACCAGAGTATCCTTCTGACCAATCTCGAGCAGTCAAACTATTAGCGGCAGCAGGGTTGGTAAAATTAGATACCAATCAGGGTCTGTTGACAACAGCTAATATTATCGACAATCCGAAAAATCTAACATTCAATCTTATTAATGAAAATACTTTACCGCGTGTTTTAGATGACTTGGATGCGGCTGCTATCGGTAATACGATTTCCTTAGAAGCTGGATTAAAAGTTAACCAGGATACCATTTACAAAGAAGAAGTTTCTGAAGAAAATGCACCGTCTGTTAACATCTTGGTGACAGCAGCTGGTCGAGAAAATGAGGATGCACTTAAAAAATTAGTTGACCTCTATCATTTACCAGTAGTTCAAGATTATGTGAATGAAAAATTTGAGGGTACTAAAATTCCCGTTCATTTTGACGACCAACAAGTTAAAAGTGCTATGAATTAAACTTACTACCGATTTTGAGCTAGCCAGCGCTAGCTCTTTTTAATAGCTTAATTTAGACCAGTTTTATAGATGATATGCTCTAAGTGCAAACTTGAGGAATTTGATTAAGGCTGTCATGGTAATAATCATATGCTAAAGTTCACTTAACGAGAGAAGAAATCAACCAGGC
Proteins encoded in this window:
- a CDS encoding MetQ/NlpA family ABC transporter substrate-binding protein encodes the protein MKPLKYLLAVTASLFLVACGGEQGADKNQASQSGDLTEITIASKGSDAEVWRHIADLDETKEAGFKLKVEDFVEGPQINQATAEGEVDVNAFQNFGYVNAYNEEAADDLKLATIGTTYLEPMGLYSKKHQVLSDLPDGATIGLPEYPSDQSRAVKLLAAAGLVKLDTNQGLLTTANIIDNPKNLTFNLINENTLPRVLDDLDAAAIGNTISLEAGLKVNQDTIYKEEVSEENAPSVNILVTAAGRENEDALKKLVDLYHLPVVQDYVNEKFEGTKIPVHFDDQQVKSAMN
- a CDS encoding aldo/keto reductase; the protein is MKTVELANGLQVPALGFGTWRLADGEEVIQAVTAALEAGYRHIDTAQTYKNEAGVGQAIKDSHVDRADIFLTTKIWNDQATYEGTIASFEESLKKLQTDYVDLLLVHWPNPQAYREEPGYQARNAEVWRALEDLYDQGLAKSIGISNFHQEHYQALAETARIKPMVNQIKLTPGLLQKDLVDFSKAHGMALEAYSPFGSGDLFANEEIKTLADKYQTGVAQLALTWALQHDFIVLPRSSNPDNIKANFDLPDLTISPEDMATLDNLDIDVECPDPNTKPF